One Aegilops tauschii subsp. strangulata cultivar AL8/78 chromosome 2, Aet v6.0, whole genome shotgun sequence genomic window, GTGGTACCCTTCCGTGTACAGTGTCTGGATAGAGAAATATCTCAGGCTAGCCGTATACGTGTATGAACGAACAATACACACGACCATCAGTCGAAATGGTACATGCACGAGCGCTAGTTTTAATAGTATACATCACCATGAAATCTAATCTACTAGTACTACATACTTACGTGTGTTTACCACGGTCACTAGTCACACTAGGCGAGATTTTTACCACGAGTCATGAGGAGTAGTTTTATTGACTTTTGGTCGTAACAGAGTAGCGGCCGTACTGATGGCTGATGGGTACACGTTGTGTCACACGAGCAGGGGCGTGATGCAGGAGGTGGCGGACGCGATGTCGCGTGTGGCGGACacggtggcggcggcgctggcggagGACCTCGGGCACGATGCGGGGGGCGGCGAGCCGGCGTTCCCGGCGGGGTGCGACGGGACGACGTGCTTCCTGCGGCTCAACAGGTACCCGGCGTGCCCGTTCGCGCCGGACACGTTCGGGCTGGTGCCGCACACGGACAGCGACTTCCTCACCATCCTCTGCCAGGACCAGGTCGGGGGCCTGCAGCTCATGAAGGACTCCCGCTGGGTCGCCGTGAAACCCCGCTCCGACGCGCTCATCGTCAACATCGGCGATCTGTTTCAGGTAACAGTCTCCTCCTCGGCGTTTTACCCCCATATACGTACTACGTGCCGGAGTTTTGACCAAGCAGAGAGGTGTACCCGACCGTCCCATCAGATGGTGGTACTATTTTCCGTGTGGACGCATTTTTCGCCTTCTTATTCTGGTTCTCTGCATTTGGATGCTGCAGGCGTGGAGCAACAACAGGTACAAGAGCGTGGAGCACAAAGTGGTGGCCAACGCCAAGGCGGAGCGCCTCTCCGTCGCCTACTTCCTGTGCCCGTCGTACGACTCGCCGGTCGGCACATGCGGCGAGCCGTCCCCGTACAGGCCGTTCACCTTCGGGGAGTACCGGAGGAAGGTGCAGGACGATGTCAAGAGAACCGGCAAAAAGATTGGGCTCCCCAACTTTCTCAAACAGTCTCCCGTTGACGCCATGAATCACGGCCTCTGTTTTTAACACGTACTCAAATCTCACCGTAGAAGCGTCGTGCGCCCGCAGTATGGAATCGGAGATAATTTCCCTTTTTTTTAGTTCTTTCTATTTCTATTCTAGTTTTGTTTCGCCCCTTTTGGGCCTAGGTGATAGGTACTATACCACGAGATAATGATGGAGGAATCAATGGAATATATAACatgatgctatggtgatacgtcTGCCCATCTGCTCCCGTTTGTTTGTTCCTCGTTCCTTCTTTTCGTCTTGTCGTGCGTACTACGAGGAACAAACGTGGACGGACGAGCACCTAAGCTTCAACGTTGTTCCAATCGAGATGTTTTCGCTAGACAGGCACGTTTTTAGATATAAATTAGACAAACATATGAGTATTGTAAAACAGTTAGACTTAGACGTCATATTTTCACTTGTTTGAACTGGAGCTTGGCGCATGGTCATGGACAACGGAAGATTTGTTTTCCTTCAAATTTCAAAGGCATAAAGATTTGCCTCATGATTCATTGACATGAAGTTAGAGAGGGTTTTGCATAGAGTAAATTATTGCATCAAGGCATTACTCTCCTGATATAATTGGTCTCAAATCATGGCCATTCTGTTAGGAATATTAGGAGGTCAAAAGGGGCCTCCCTAAACATTTTCACCGACGTGGTATAAACCTCCTCCTCGAAAGTAGCTTTGTTggtttgttttcctcaaaaacaTATCATGTCAGGTCCTAATTACTATTTTTCGAGAAATTTTCTTTATGAATTCTTTGGTATTTCAGACTTAATCCTATATTTTTCCTTAAAAATTTCCTTTTTAGACGATGATATGACTTTATACATGTTAATTAAGTATGTTTACATCAGAGCCATTACTCTCCTCACGTAATTTTTTCTCCAATGTTTTTCACCCACAATAGTTCAAGGGGTTGCATCTATATTGATGGTGTCAAGAAGGATGGTCTGCAGCACGAACTTGTGGCAGATAACTCTTGTGTTTTTTCCATCCTAAATTGTCCAACTTTTGAGTAGGGAGAGAAGTCATCGCCCTTCTATTAGGAATATTTTAATCTTTTTTTTCGGGGTAGGAATATTTTTATCAGGCATGTTAATCAACCAATTCTCGATGGAAAGCTCTCCATTCTAATAGGAAGTGTTAGGCTCACTAGGCAGAGCCACTCCTT contains:
- the LOC109744166 gene encoding gibberellin 2-beta-dioxygenase 6 codes for the protein MPAFAEPAIDPPLADSYRALLRSDQLRRGGIAPAPASESVAVLERALPMIDLKRLTSGDAGERKACADAMATAASEWGFFQVINHDVGRELLEEMRREQARLFRLPFDTKEKAGLLNGSYRWGNPTATSLRHLSWSEAFHVPLASISREDCDYGKLSSLRGVMQEVADAMSRVADTVAAALAEDLGHDAGGGEPAFPAGCDGTTCFLRLNRYPACPFAPDTFGLVPHTDSDFLTILCQDQVGGLQLMKDSRWVAVKPRSDALIVNIGDLFQAWSNNRYKSVEHKVVANAKAERLSVAYFLCPSYDSPVGTCGEPSPYRPFTFGEYRRKVQDDVKRTGKKIGLPNFLKQSPVDAMNHGLCF